A section of the Acropora muricata isolate sample 2 chromosome 4, ASM3666990v1, whole genome shotgun sequence genome encodes:
- the LOC136914202 gene encoding adenosine receptor A2b-like, translating to MPSGNTETNFTTSVQAIENLTAAKDSDKCCPHLPPEITVSIILFIFLAMTIILANFLVLSSIYTNYRLRCPACYLILSLSLADLLVGLLLIPVRISELLSNQWSRQFVWCKMALSLNLFSLSASLLNLLAVTADRFLAISFSLKYGAMITNSRTCVIIAAVWLTAFVASFLPLFGVGTEPIEMYRSRHHCLYGDLMERTYMALFFVLICAIPTFVITAAYFKMFFLARNQERKIAALRVYDRGPMQGAVGTNKRLSFTRESKAAKTTAIVVGLFYFCWSPFFAGILLAIFRGEAVSSVFAAITSCGVCLNSAINPVVYGFLNQDFKNTYKQLIKKLFGLCMRRRLLTRNNARVSSITVAKRSSERPTITAHAPATDF from the exons ATGCCTTCAGGAAATACGGAGACAAATTTCACAACTAGTGTTCAGGCCATTGAAAATTTGACAGCGGCTAAAGACAGTGACAAGTGTTGTCCTCACCTCCCCCCTGAGATTACTGTGAGCATTATATTGTTCATTTTCCTTGCCATGACAATAATATTGGCAAACTTTCTTGTTTTATCTTCAATCTACACAAACTACCGATTGCGGTGTCCTGCCTGTTACTTGATTCTCTCTTTATCTTTGGCGGACCTCTTGGTTGGACTCCTCCTAATTCCCGTCCGAATTTCGGAGCTTCTCTCTAATCAGTGGTCGAGACAATTTGTGTGGTGCAAAATGGCATTGAGTTTGAACCTCTTCAGCCTCAGTGCTTCCCTTCTAAATCTTCTGGCAGTAACCGCCGACCGCTTTCTGGCGATTTCCTTTTCGCTCAAGTACGGCGCCATGATAACAAACAGCCGAACATGCGTCATAATTGCCGCCGTATGGTTGACCGCGTTTGTAGCCtcttttttgcctttgtttggtGTCGGCACCGAGCCCATTGAAATGTACCGCAGTCGCCACCATTGCCTCTATGGTGATTTGATGGAACGCACATACATGGCGCTGTTCTTTGTCCTCATCTGTGCAATACCAACATTTGTTATCACTGCTGCTTATTTTAAGATGTTTTTTCTTGCGCGCAatcaggaaagaaaaattgcgGCACTGAGGGTATACGATAGAGGTCCAATGCAGGGGGCAGTTGGAACTAACAAACGACTCAGTTTTACACGAGAGTCAAAGGCAGCTAAAACGACAG CTATCGTCGTTGgtttgttttacttttgttGGAGTCCATTTTTCGCTGGTATTCTTCTGGCGATCTTTAGAGGAGAAGCGGTGTCATCCGTCTTCGCTGCTATAACATCTTGTGGTGTTTGCCTAAACTCTGCCATTAATCCTGTTGTATATGGCTTCTTAAATCAAGATTTTAAGAACACGTACAAACAATTAATTAAGAAACTGTTTGGCCTATGCATGCGAAGGAGGCTTTTGACCAGAAATAATGCTCGGGTGTCTTCGATAACCGTGGCAAAAAGGAGCTCCGAGAGGCCAACTATTACAGCTCATGCACCAGCTACAGACTTCTAA